A region from the Xanthocytophaga agilis genome encodes:
- a CDS encoding AAA family ATPase, whose product MQQVLILTGISGSGKSTFAKQFVQDNLNWLRINRDDLRKSILTVSLNDYWTWDVKAINRIEMLVNELQETAIQKALDRGWNVLIDNTHIRQKYINELINVISNYKVEIRFKLIEISLEDAIERDKQRIDVVGERIIREQYEKLRILKKNFNFDKVITPQPEISITLEQDESLPKCVLVDIDGTVAKMNGRMAYDWKRVGEDLPKWNVINVVKSLKNHGYHIIFFSGRDGSCHNETSAWITQYFDWTEKEHFQLFLRTPKDQRKDSIVKKEMFETYIRDKYFVEMVIDDRDQVVAMWRKELGLTCLQVDYGNF is encoded by the coding sequence ATGCAACAAGTTTTAATCTTAACTGGAATTAGCGGAAGCGGAAAGTCAACCTTTGCCAAACAATTTGTTCAGGACAACCTAAACTGGCTTCGAATCAATCGGGATGATTTACGAAAAAGTATTCTGACTGTCTCATTAAATGACTATTGGACATGGGATGTCAAAGCTATTAACCGTATTGAGATGCTGGTAAATGAATTACAGGAAACAGCTATACAAAAAGCATTGGATAGAGGGTGGAATGTTTTGATAGATAATACTCACATCCGGCAAAAATATATCAATGAATTAATTAATGTTATCTCAAACTATAAAGTCGAGATCCGTTTTAAACTGATTGAGATATCGTTGGAAGACGCAATAGAAAGAGACAAACAGCGAATAGATGTAGTTGGAGAGCGTATTATCCGGGAACAATATGAGAAACTTAGAATACTGAAAAAGAACTTTAACTTTGACAAAGTCATTACACCACAACCAGAAATTTCCATAACACTGGAACAAGACGAATCACTCCCTAAGTGTGTATTGGTAGATATTGATGGTACAGTCGCAAAGATGAATGGACGTATGGCTTATGATTGGAAGCGGGTAGGTGAGGATCTTCCTAAGTGGAATGTGATCAATGTTGTCAAATCATTGAAAAATCATGGATACCACATTATATTTTTTTCAGGACGGGATGGTAGTTGTCACAATGAAACTTCTGCCTGGATTACACAGTATTTCGATTGGACTGAAAAGGAACATTTTCAGCTTTTTTTGCGAACACCTAAAGATCAGCGTAAGGATAGTATTGTGAAAAAAGAAATGTTTGAAACCTATATTCGCGATAAATACTTTGTAGAAATGGTGATTGATGACCGTGATCAGGTCGTAGCTATGTGGCGAAAAGAATTAGGACTAACCTGCTTACAAGTAGATTACGGTAATTTCTAA
- the fabF gene encoding beta-ketoacyl-ACP synthase II produces MSQLKRVVVTGLGALTPIGNNLAEFWKSLVEGKSGAAPITKFDTTHFKTKFACELKGYDPLQHFEKPEVRKMDAYTQYAFVAADEALKDAGFDLEKLNKDKVGVIWGSGNGGFFTFQEQVTDYVEGGKIPRFNPFFIPKTIADIASGMISIKHGFRGVNFTTVSACASSNSALVDAFNYIRLGKAVAIVTGGSEAPICEAGIGGFNACKALSTRNDSPETASRPFDVERDGFVMGEGAGCLILEEYEHAKARGAKIYAELVGGGMSADAYHLTGTHPEGEGAVLGMQAALEDAGIQASDIDYLNTHATSTPLGDLSEMKATATLFSGNNNLRISATKSMTGHLLGGAGAIEAIAAVMAIKESMVPATINTKELDPNIPQGLNIVIGKSVSHPIRYAMSNTFGFGGHNATAIFKKYE; encoded by the coding sequence ATGTCACAATTAAAAAGAGTAGTTGTTACCGGCTTGGGAGCACTTACACCAATAGGTAATAATCTTGCAGAATTTTGGAAAAGCTTAGTAGAAGGCAAAAGCGGGGCTGCTCCTATCACTAAATTTGACACCACTCATTTTAAAACAAAATTTGCCTGTGAATTGAAAGGATATGATCCTTTGCAACATTTTGAGAAACCAGAAGTAAGAAAGATGGATGCGTATACTCAGTATGCATTTGTTGCTGCTGATGAAGCTTTGAAAGATGCAGGCTTTGATCTTGAGAAACTTAACAAAGACAAAGTAGGTGTTATCTGGGGATCTGGTAATGGCGGTTTCTTTACTTTTCAGGAACAGGTAACAGATTATGTAGAAGGCGGAAAAATTCCAAGATTTAATCCCTTCTTTATTCCTAAGACTATTGCGGATATTGCATCCGGAATGATTTCTATCAAACATGGCTTCCGTGGAGTAAACTTTACTACTGTCTCCGCTTGTGCCAGTTCAAACTCTGCATTGGTTGATGCATTCAATTACATTCGTTTAGGTAAAGCGGTTGCTATTGTAACAGGTGGCTCAGAAGCTCCTATTTGTGAAGCAGGTATTGGAGGTTTCAATGCTTGTAAGGCCCTTTCTACCCGCAATGATAGCCCGGAAACTGCTTCCCGCCCATTTGACGTAGAACGGGATGGATTTGTGATGGGAGAAGGAGCTGGATGTCTTATTCTGGAAGAATACGAACATGCAAAAGCACGTGGTGCTAAGATTTATGCCGAATTGGTAGGTGGAGGTATGTCAGCGGATGCGTATCACCTTACAGGCACTCATCCGGAAGGCGAAGGTGCTGTGTTAGGTATGCAGGCAGCTTTGGAAGATGCAGGTATTCAGGCTTCAGATATTGATTACCTGAACACACATGCTACATCAACCCCATTGGGAGATCTAAGCGAAATGAAGGCAACAGCTACTTTGTTTAGTGGCAATAACAATTTACGAATTTCTGCTACTAAGTCTATGACAGGGCATTTGTTGGGTGGTGCAGGTGCTATTGAAGCTATAGCTGCTGTAATGGCTATTAAAGAAAGTATGGTTCCTGCTACTATCAATACCAAAGAGTTAGATCCTAATATTCCACAAGGACTTAATATTGTAATTGGCAAAAGTGTGAGTCATCCAATACGTTATGCTATGAGCAATACATTCGGTTTTGGAGGGCATAATGCAACAGCAATTTTTAAGAAGTATGAATAA
- the gyrB gene encoding DNA topoisomerase (ATP-hydrolyzing) subunit B, which produces MSEIVEEQPTTVNYGADSIQVLEGLEAVRKRPGMYIGDTNVRGLHHLVWEVVDNSIDEALAGHCDKIEVSILPDNGIVVVDNGRGIPTDIHPKEKRSALEVVMTVLHAGGKFDKDSYKVSGGLHGVGVSCVNALSSHLKVTVQREGKMFEQEYSMGKPLYPVKEIGKSDKHGTTVEFHPDATIFTTTEYKYETIATRLRELSYLNRGITITLTDLREKDDNGNPITEEFYSEGGLIEFVEYLDSTREKLIPQVIYMEGDRAIPVQVAMHYNTSYSENVFSYVNNINTIEGGTHVAGFRAALTRTLKAYADKEGMLDKVKIDIAGDDFREGLTAVVSVKVAEPQFEGQTKTKLGNSDVSGAVNTTVADILQTWLEEHPKEARQIVNKVILAAQARHAARKAREMVQRKNVLSGTGLPGKLADCSETDASLCEVYLVEGDSAGGTAKQGRNRAFQAILPLRGKILNVEKAQEYKIYENEEIKNMITALGVQFGKDGDEKALNLDKLRYHKIIIMTDADVDGSHIRTLILTFFFRYMKQLIENGYLYIALPPLYQVKKGKEFRYCWSEDQRDVAIKELAKDGREDSVHVQRYKGLGEMNAEQLWETTMDPERRSLKQVTIESAAEADHLFSMLMGDEVAPRREFIEKNARYAKVDV; this is translated from the coding sequence ATGAGCGAAATTGTAGAAGAGCAACCCACAACCGTTAACTATGGTGCTGACAGTATTCAGGTTTTAGAAGGTCTAGAAGCAGTACGCAAACGCCCGGGTATGTACATCGGGGACACTAACGTAAGAGGTCTGCACCACCTGGTATGGGAAGTTGTTGATAACTCAATTGACGAAGCTTTAGCTGGACATTGTGACAAAATTGAAGTAAGCATCCTCCCTGATAATGGAATTGTAGTCGTTGACAATGGTCGCGGGATTCCTACAGATATTCACCCAAAAGAGAAAAGATCGGCATTGGAAGTTGTAATGACTGTCCTACACGCCGGAGGTAAATTTGACAAAGATAGTTACAAGGTTTCTGGTGGATTGCATGGCGTAGGGGTATCCTGCGTGAATGCATTGTCATCACATCTGAAAGTAACTGTTCAACGTGAAGGAAAAATGTTTGAACAGGAATATTCTATGGGTAAGCCTTTGTATCCTGTTAAAGAAATAGGAAAATCAGATAAACATGGAACAACAGTAGAGTTTCATCCTGATGCAACTATATTCACCACAACAGAATATAAATATGAGACCATTGCTACCCGATTGAGAGAACTTTCTTATCTCAATCGTGGCATTACCATTACGCTTACAGATCTTCGTGAGAAAGATGATAATGGCAACCCTATTACAGAGGAATTCTATTCAGAGGGTGGGTTAATTGAATTTGTTGAATATCTGGATTCTACCCGTGAAAAACTTATTCCGCAAGTTATTTACATGGAAGGAGATAGAGCTATTCCGGTTCAGGTAGCTATGCATTATAATACATCTTATTCAGAAAATGTGTTTTCGTATGTCAACAACATCAACACGATTGAAGGCGGTACTCACGTAGCTGGTTTCCGGGCAGCATTGACCCGTACGTTAAAAGCATACGCAGATAAAGAAGGGATGCTTGATAAAGTGAAAATTGACATTGCAGGAGATGATTTCAGAGAAGGTCTGACAGCAGTGGTGTCTGTAAAGGTTGCAGAACCACAGTTTGAAGGACAGACCAAAACAAAACTTGGTAACTCAGATGTTTCGGGTGCAGTAAATACTACAGTTGCAGACATTCTTCAAACATGGCTGGAAGAACATCCTAAAGAAGCTCGTCAGATTGTCAATAAAGTGATTCTGGCGGCTCAGGCTCGTCACGCTGCCCGCAAAGCACGTGAGATGGTTCAACGTAAAAATGTATTATCAGGAACAGGGTTACCTGGAAAGCTGGCAGATTGCTCCGAAACAGATGCTTCTCTTTGTGAAGTTTATCTGGTAGAGGGTGACTCTGCGGGTGGAACAGCTAAACAAGGTCGTAACCGTGCATTCCAGGCTATTCTTCCATTGCGTGGTAAAATCCTTAACGTAGAGAAGGCGCAGGAATATAAAATTTATGAAAACGAAGAGATCAAAAATATGATCACAGCGCTAGGGGTGCAGTTTGGTAAAGATGGAGATGAAAAAGCGTTGAATCTAGATAAACTTCGTTATCATAAAATCATTATTATGACAGATGCCGATGTTGATGGAAGTCATATCCGTACCTTGATTCTTACGTTCTTCTTCCGATATATGAAGCAACTGATCGAGAATGGCTATTTGTATATTGCTCTTCCTCCATTATATCAGGTAAAGAAAGGCAAAGAGTTCCGCTATTGCTGGAGCGAAGATCAACGTGATGTAGCGATCAAAGAATTGGCGAAAGATGGCCGTGAAGATTCTGTACATGTTCAGCGTTATAAAGGATTGGGAGAGATGAACGCAGAACAACTATGGGAAACTACCATGGACCCAGAGCGTCGTAGTTTGAAACAAGTAACTATTGAATCTGCAGCAGAGGCTGATCACTTGTTCTCTATGCTTATGGGAGACGAAGTAGCACCTCGCCGGGAATTTATTGAGAAAAATGCCCGTTATGCAAAGGTAGATGTATAA
- a CDS encoding acyl carrier protein, with protein sequence MVNVQEKVTEMLVEKLNIEPSQVTPTANFIKDLGIDSLDYIELIMEFEQVFDIRIPDTEGEQLKTVGQAVDYIEKKLNEPKSVA encoded by the coding sequence ATGGTTAATGTACAAGAGAAAGTGACAGAAATGCTGGTAGAGAAGCTTAACATAGAGCCCTCTCAGGTAACTCCTACTGCTAACTTTATTAAAGATCTGGGCATTGATTCATTAGATTATATTGAATTAATCATGGAGTTTGAACAAGTCTTTGACATACGAATTCCAGATACAGAAGGGGAACAGCTTAAGACAGTAGGACAGGCGGTAGATTATATTGAGAAGAAGCTTAATGAGCCTAAAAGTGTAGCCTAA
- the ileS gene encoding isoleucine--tRNA ligase yields MKYKEYKNADYPQIAKDVLAFWKQNRLFEQSVSFREGKPSFTFYEGPPSANGTPGIHHVMARTIKDIFCRYKTLKGFQVKRKGGWDTHGLPIELQVEKELNIKKEDIGVKISIEEYNKKCRETVMRFTDQWNNLTEQMGYWVDLEHPYVTYQNDYIESLWWLLKQLHEKGLLYKGYTIQPYSPAAGTGLSSHELNMPGTYRDVKDTTIVAMFKVLENAKSEFLFKLKEPQTDVFVLAWTTTPWTLPANSALTVGKSIDYVLVKTFNPYTYAPVQVVLAKALVGKYFTEKGKDGDFEAYQNGDHKILPWTVLKEFKGGDLEGVEYEQLLPFVKPDAPAFRVIVGDFVTTEDGTGVVHTSPTFGADDFRVAQQNGIPAIMVKDDTDKEMPVVNRKGQFVKEIGSQLAKKVQEYSIKTHRPLGEDDFYVKNYTAEDEKAGDYKTTDEIISIILKLEGKAFKVEKYEHTYPHCWRTDKPVLYYPLDSWFIRTTVMKDRLVSLNKTINWKPESTGTGRFGNWLENLVDWNLSRSRFWGTPLPIWRSEDDEEVCIGSVEELKQSVTHALKDTVLSAEQREKNEKFLAQLAKGEHDLHRPYVDEVYLVSPSGKVMFREPDLIDVWFDSGAMPYAQWHYPFENQDIFKNSYPADFISEGVDQTRGWFFTLHAIAGMLFDSVAFKNVVSTGLVLDKNGEKMSKRKGNVVDPFYALGKYGSDAVRWYMISNANPWDDLKFSWEKVYEDEKGGRHVYNIKEKPEFYENMKLADQYSDGIIEVQRKFFGTLFNTYQFYAMYANLDNYKLSEFDRVPYERLSELDRWVISKLQSLILEVDEAYDNYEPTKATRAIQYFVTEQLSNWYVRLSRRRFWKGELTEDKRAAYETLQECLVVIAQLISPVAPFFADWLYQNMTDNVREEAKAKNTPLAPESVHLTDFVKADTQRIDKKLEESMDLAQRYSSLVHSLRKKHTLRVRQPLSRILLPILNEDQKDRVRSVADLILSETNIKTVEYVDDASGLLVKKIKPNFKKLGKEYGPRLKDVAALIQTMNQDNIRELEKTGQFVTSLNGESLTITPEDVEISAEDIPGWIVASESGLTVALDITLNDDLRREGIARDVVNRIQNLRKDSGLEVQDKIRLTFQNLDAFVDSALESNREYICSETQALELAISPQVAGAVPLDLDEFTLNVKLEVVN; encoded by the coding sequence GTGAAGTACAAGGAATATAAAAATGCGGATTATCCGCAGATTGCCAAGGACGTACTTGCGTTCTGGAAACAGAATCGTCTGTTTGAACAATCGGTTAGCTTTCGCGAAGGCAAACCCAGTTTTACGTTTTATGAAGGACCGCCGTCAGCCAACGGAACACCTGGTATTCACCACGTTATGGCACGGACTATTAAGGATATTTTTTGTCGCTATAAAACGTTAAAAGGCTTTCAGGTAAAACGTAAAGGTGGATGGGATACACATGGATTGCCTATTGAACTGCAGGTAGAAAAAGAACTGAATATTAAGAAAGAAGATATTGGTGTAAAAATAAGCATAGAGGAATATAACAAAAAATGCCGGGAAACCGTGATGCGCTTTACTGATCAGTGGAATAATCTCACTGAACAGATGGGCTATTGGGTAGATCTTGAGCATCCCTATGTTACCTATCAAAATGACTACATTGAATCTTTATGGTGGCTATTAAAGCAACTACATGAGAAAGGACTGCTTTACAAGGGCTATACTATTCAGCCATATTCACCAGCAGCGGGTACGGGATTAAGTTCACACGAGTTAAACATGCCAGGAACGTATCGGGATGTAAAAGATACGACCATTGTTGCGATGTTTAAGGTGTTAGAGAATGCAAAGTCTGAATTCTTATTCAAGTTAAAAGAACCTCAGACTGATGTATTTGTATTAGCCTGGACAACTACTCCATGGACACTTCCTGCCAACTCAGCATTGACAGTAGGAAAGTCTATTGACTATGTATTGGTAAAAACCTTCAATCCCTATACGTATGCTCCTGTGCAGGTAGTGTTAGCCAAAGCACTGGTAGGAAAATACTTTACTGAAAAAGGAAAAGATGGTGACTTTGAAGCTTATCAGAATGGCGATCATAAGATATTGCCATGGACAGTTCTGAAAGAATTCAAAGGTGGTGATCTGGAAGGCGTTGAATATGAGCAATTATTGCCATTTGTAAAGCCTGATGCTCCGGCGTTTCGGGTGATAGTCGGTGACTTTGTTACTACTGAAGATGGTACAGGAGTGGTACATACTTCGCCTACATTTGGTGCAGATGACTTCCGGGTTGCTCAGCAAAATGGCATCCCTGCTATCATGGTGAAAGATGATACAGACAAAGAAATGCCTGTTGTAAATCGTAAAGGACAATTCGTAAAAGAAATAGGTAGCCAGTTAGCCAAGAAAGTACAGGAATATAGCATAAAGACACATCGTCCATTGGGAGAAGATGACTTTTATGTGAAAAACTATACAGCTGAGGATGAGAAAGCAGGTGATTACAAGACTACTGACGAAATCATCTCTATCATCTTAAAGCTGGAAGGCAAGGCGTTTAAAGTTGAGAAATACGAACACACCTATCCACATTGCTGGCGTACAGACAAGCCGGTACTCTACTATCCACTGGATAGCTGGTTTATCCGTACTACAGTAATGAAAGACCGATTGGTATCACTAAATAAAACCATCAACTGGAAGCCTGAAAGTACAGGAACCGGTCGCTTTGGCAACTGGCTAGAAAATCTGGTAGACTGGAACTTGAGTCGTAGCCGTTTCTGGGGTACACCTCTGCCTATCTGGCGTAGTGAAGATGATGAGGAGGTATGTATAGGATCAGTGGAAGAACTGAAGCAAAGTGTAACTCACGCACTGAAGGATACAGTATTATCAGCAGAGCAACGTGAAAAGAACGAGAAATTCCTGGCTCAGCTAGCCAAAGGAGAACATGATCTACACCGTCCATATGTTGATGAAGTATATCTTGTATCTCCAAGTGGTAAGGTAATGTTTAGAGAGCCTGATCTGATCGATGTATGGTTCGATTCTGGAGCAATGCCTTATGCACAATGGCATTACCCATTCGAGAACCAGGATATCTTTAAAAATAGCTATCCGGCAGACTTTATCTCAGAAGGGGTAGATCAAACTCGTGGATGGTTCTTCACACTGCATGCAATTGCAGGTATGTTGTTTGATAGTGTAGCTTTCAAGAACGTTGTATCAACAGGTCTGGTTCTTGACAAGAATGGAGAGAAAATGTCAAAGCGTAAAGGCAATGTAGTAGATCCATTCTATGCCTTAGGTAAGTATGGTTCGGATGCCGTACGTTGGTATATGATCTCTAATGCGAACCCATGGGATGATCTGAAGTTTAGCTGGGAGAAAGTGTATGAAGATGAAAAGGGCGGTCGTCATGTCTATAATATCAAAGAAAAGCCAGAATTCTATGAAAATATGAAACTGGCAGATCAGTATTCTGATGGTATCATAGAAGTGCAACGTAAATTCTTCGGCACATTGTTTAATACCTATCAGTTTTATGCAATGTATGCCAACCTTGATAACTACAAACTTTCTGAGTTTGATCGGGTTCCATATGAAAGATTATCAGAATTGGATCGTTGGGTTATATCAAAGCTTCAGTCATTAATCTTGGAAGTAGACGAAGCGTATGACAACTACGAACCAACCAAAGCAACTCGTGCGATACAATATTTTGTAACAGAACAGTTGTCAAACTGGTATGTACGATTGTCTCGTCGCCGTTTCTGGAAAGGAGAGCTTACTGAAGATAAGAGAGCAGCTTATGAAACTTTACAGGAATGTCTCGTTGTCATTGCCCAGCTTATAAGTCCCGTAGCTCCATTCTTTGCTGATTGGCTGTATCAAAACATGACAGATAATGTACGGGAAGAGGCGAAAGCAAAAAATACGCCACTAGCACCTGAATCTGTGCACTTGACTGATTTTGTAAAGGCAGATACGCAACGTATAGACAAAAAACTGGAAGAATCTATGGATTTGGCGCAACGTTATTCCTCCTTGGTACACTCACTACGCAAAAAACATACATTGCGGGTACGTCAGCCATTGTCACGGATATTATTGCCTATCCTGAATGAAGATCAAAAAGATCGTGTTCGTTCTGTTGCAGATCTGATCCTTTCAGAAACAAATATCAAAACGGTTGAATATGTTGATGATGCATCCGGACTATTAGTAAAGAAGATCAAACCTAACTTTAAAAAGCTGGGTAAAGAATATGGTCCAAGACTGAAAGATGTTGCAGCATTGATCCAGACAATGAACCAGGATAATATCCGTGAACTGGAAAAAACAGGTCAGTTTGTAACCAGTCTGAATGGAGAATCACTTACGATCACACCAGAAGATGTTGAAATCTCTGCCGAAGATATTCCAGGTTGGATCGTAGCTAGTGAAAGTGGCTTAACTGTTGCCTTGGATATCACACTAAATGATGATCTTCGTCGTGAAGGGATTGCACGTGATGTTGTAAACCGTATTCAGAACCTACGTAAGGACTCAGGTTTGGAAGTTCAGGACAAGATCCGGTTGACATTCCAGAATCTGGATGCCTTTGTGGATTCAGCACTGGAAAGTAATCGTGAGTATATCTGTTCTGAAACACAGGCACTCGAACTCGCAATTTCACCACAGGTCGCAGGTGCAGTACCATTAGATCTGGATGAGTTTACACTTAATGTCAAACTTGAAGTTGTAAACTAA
- the ppk1 gene encoding polyphosphate kinase 1 — protein sequence MLSREKVSNVIGQSNYISRDLSWLQFNWRVLDQAKDSKRGLFERLKFLAITSSNLDEFFMIRVGSLYNYIDYGKERVDYSGLREMPFRKTLLNTAQAFFKDQQDEFKIHLQPLFRLNNFIIAKPSELTDEERSDVLAYFMRTIFPMLTPMVFDGYHAFPILVNKVLIFGVVTKDDSREGQRLSFVQIPQNLPRFFEIYRDEQIVFVPIEEIIRMEIGKLYRNVEIVSVNLFRITRNGDFTLEESDDVEADFIDEVKQKLKTRRTGRVVRIEIEPGASYWMMKTLKTRWELDDDNVFVADKMLDFTSLWQIVGHKEFRDRIPPIPPQVPSLDLPPSLKEKNIFDVLKQQDILLHHPYNNIEPVVDLLEKSAEDPDVLAIKITIYRLAKHSRITNALLKAAENGKHVSVLFEVKARFDEENNIREAQRLQKAGCFVVYGISRYKTHTKLLLIVRKDGDGVTRYVHLSSGNYNEDTSKIYTDTGLLTTNEIYAQDVSEFFNVITGHSLPSTYQYLITAPRDMRRQLIELIRQEAENARKGLPSGIVIKINSLEDKETIDELYLASQAGVPINLIVRGICCLRPGRQGLSENITVRSIVGDFLEHARLYYFHSNGDPKVYGGSADMMVRSFDRRVESLFRLASPRIKQQAINILAYNLRDNVNSYVMQENGEYYRCITDNTPFNIHKEFYNVTLEEVEKAKLF from the coding sequence ATGTTATCACGTGAGAAAGTTTCGAATGTAATTGGACAAAGTAATTATATCAGCCGGGACCTAAGCTGGCTGCAGTTTAACTGGCGGGTGCTGGATCAGGCGAAAGATTCTAAACGTGGTTTATTTGAACGACTTAAGTTTTTAGCAATCACATCATCTAATCTGGATGAGTTTTTCATGATTCGTGTAGGAAGTTTGTATAACTACATTGATTATGGAAAAGAGCGCGTAGATTATTCGGGCTTGCGGGAAATGCCATTTCGTAAAACATTGCTCAATACTGCGCAGGCGTTTTTCAAAGATCAGCAAGATGAATTTAAGATACATCTTCAGCCACTCTTCAGGCTTAACAACTTCATCATTGCCAAACCATCTGAGTTAACGGATGAAGAACGTTCGGATGTATTGGCTTACTTTATGCGCACTATATTTCCAATGCTTACACCTATGGTGTTTGATGGATATCATGCGTTTCCTATTCTGGTAAATAAAGTTCTCATCTTTGGCGTGGTAACCAAAGATGACAGTCGTGAAGGTCAGCGACTTTCCTTTGTCCAGATTCCTCAGAACCTCCCTCGTTTCTTTGAAATCTATCGGGATGAACAAATCGTGTTTGTTCCTATTGAAGAAATTATCCGGATGGAAATTGGTAAGCTCTATCGGAACGTTGAAATTGTATCTGTTAATCTTTTTCGCATTACAAGAAACGGAGATTTTACGCTGGAAGAGAGTGACGATGTAGAAGCTGATTTTATTGATGAAGTAAAGCAAAAGCTGAAAACCAGGCGTACAGGTCGTGTAGTTCGGATAGAAATTGAACCAGGAGCTTCATACTGGATGATGAAAACGCTGAAGACTCGTTGGGAGCTGGATGACGACAATGTATTTGTAGCAGATAAGATGCTAGATTTTACATCTTTATGGCAAATTGTGGGTCACAAAGAGTTTAGGGATCGTATTCCTCCAATTCCACCACAAGTTCCATCGTTGGACTTACCGCCAAGTCTGAAGGAGAAAAATATTTTTGACGTGCTCAAACAACAGGATATTTTACTCCATCATCCGTACAATAATATCGAACCTGTTGTAGACTTACTGGAAAAATCAGCAGAAGATCCTGATGTTCTAGCCATTAAGATTACCATCTATCGTTTAGCTAAACATTCACGTATCACCAACGCACTTCTAAAAGCGGCGGAGAATGGAAAACACGTATCTGTATTGTTTGAGGTTAAAGCACGTTTTGACGAAGAAAACAATATCCGTGAAGCACAACGTCTGCAAAAAGCAGGTTGCTTTGTGGTATATGGTATTAGCCGTTACAAAACCCATACGAAGCTTTTACTTATAGTTCGCAAAGATGGGGATGGTGTGACACGCTACGTCCATTTGTCTAGTGGGAATTACAATGAGGATACATCCAAAATCTATACAGATACAGGTCTGTTAACTACCAATGAGATCTATGCGCAGGATGTTTCTGAGTTCTTCAATGTTATAACAGGACATTCACTTCCAAGCACTTACCAGTATCTGATTACTGCACCAAGAGATATGCGCCGACAGTTGATCGAACTTATCCGGCAGGAAGCAGAAAATGCCAGAAAAGGATTACCTAGTGGTATTGTAATCAAAATCAACTCATTGGAAGACAAAGAAACCATAGATGAATTGTATCTTGCATCACAAGCTGGGGTACCTATCAATCTTATTGTCAGAGGAATATGTTGTTTGCGACCTGGAAGGCAGGGATTGAGTGAAAATATTACAGTTCGTTCTATTGTAGGAGACTTTTTGGAACATGCCCGCCTGTATTACTTTCATAGTAATGGCGATCCGAAAGTATATGGAGGTAGTGCAGATATGATGGTGCGTAGTTTTGATCGTCGCGTAGAGTCGTTATTCAGATTAGCATCACCACGTATCAAACAGCAGGCTATCAATATTCTGGCTTATAATCTCAGAGATAATGTTAACTCCTATGTAATGCAGGAAAATGGAGAGTATTACCGCTGCATTACAGACAATACGCCTTTCAATATTCACAAAGAATTTTACAATGTAACACTGGAAGAAGTGGAAAAAGCAAAGTTGTTTTAA
- a CDS encoding UDP-2,3-diacylglucosamine diphosphatase, which produces MSTTDSYPTQILTLPEGKKIYFASDFHLGVPNAVSSRNREAKIVRWLESIQNSAYAICMVGDIFDFWFEYKYVVPKGFLRLQGKLAELTDGGTPVFFFTGNHDMWMFNYFKEELGIPVLREPTTFIVNNKKLLVGHGDGLGPGDYKYKFLKKIFANPLCQWLFARIHPNLGMGIANAWSKSSRAASTKKGEEKFMGDDEWIWTYCKEVEQQQHHDFYIFGHRHLPLDNLSVGENATYTNLGEWIHHCTYASFDGKKISLEVFTG; this is translated from the coding sequence TTGTCAACTACAGATTCTTATCCTACTCAAATCCTTACTCTTCCGGAAGGCAAAAAAATTTATTTTGCATCCGATTTTCATTTAGGTGTTCCCAATGCTGTAAGTAGTCGTAACAGGGAAGCGAAAATTGTACGATGGCTGGAATCTATACAGAATTCAGCTTATGCTATCTGTATGGTAGGTGATATATTTGATTTCTGGTTTGAATATAAATATGTAGTGCCCAAAGGTTTTTTACGTTTGCAAGGCAAACTTGCAGAACTAACAGATGGGGGTACTCCTGTATTCTTTTTTACAGGTAATCATGATATGTGGATGTTTAATTACTTCAAGGAAGAATTAGGAATTCCAGTTTTAAGAGAACCCACTACATTCATTGTAAACAACAAAAAGTTATTGGTAGGACATGGAGATGGTCTAGGTCCAGGCGACTATAAATATAAATTCCTTAAAAAGATATTTGCAAATCCACTTTGTCAGTGGTTATTTGCCCGAATCCATCCTAATCTTGGAATGGGTATAGCTAATGCGTGGTCTAAAAGCAGTCGGGCAGCAAGTACGAAAAAAGGGGAAGAAAAATTTATGGGCGATGACGAATGGATATGGACTTACTGCAAAGAAGTAGAGCAACAACAGCATCATGACTTTTATATCTTTGGCCACCGACACCTGCCTTTGGATAATCTTTCTGTAGGCGAAAATGCAACCTATACCAATCTTGGAGAATGGATACATCACTGTACATATGCATCTTTTGACGGAAAAAAGATAAGTCTGGAGGTTTTTACCGGATAA